TGGGGCCAGTTGTTCCTGAAGTATCCGGGCAAGTTCAGCTATTATTGATTCGCGATCCGGCGCTTCACTGCGGCGGCGCGCCCAGGGGCCGGCCGAAGGTCAGGGTGCGTCGCGCCGCCTGCTGTTCCGCCGCGATCTCCAACTTCCATTCGACGAGTTGGCCGTCCGCCAGCGTCCAAAACGCCCGGCGGACCGGCGTCAGGCGCGTGCCTTCCCGGCGCGGGGCGCCCAGGATGGCCTCCAACCGATCGGTTTCGGCTTCGAATCGCGTCTGTTCGCTTTCCAGGTTCGCCGCCACCGGCTCATCCTGAATTTGCAGCCAGAGAATCGTGTCGTTTTCGCCGCGCAGCCTCACCAGGCGGTTGACTTGTTCGGGCCCACTCTGCGTGTACCAATAAATGCCGTTGCCGGCCGCCTGGTGGTTGGGATGAGCCCGCAGAATCGCGCGCACCGAGCCCCCCAGGCGGACTTCGATCTGGCAGGCCGAGAGGATTTCGTTTTGCCTGTCGCGCAACGACGGGGTACAGGCCAGGACCAGCAACAAGGAGACAAAAACGGGTAGGCGGCCAAAACGAGAGTGAATCAATCCGTCGGCATTGCCGTTCGGGAAATAGCGGTCAGGCGTAGCGTCGGTTCGGCTCACGCGCTTTTCGTTTTACCTATTCCTTGGTGCATTCGTTGTGTTCGGGCTCCTCTTTTTTATACAAGGCGGTCGCCAATTGGTGATAGGCTTCGTGAACGTCGATCAAGGCCTTGCTCAGCGCCGCGTCATCCTTGCCCTTCGCGGTTTGCGCCAATTTGCCGACCTCCGCAACCAGAATGAGCGCCTTCGAATCGAAAGTCGCCTTCCGGCTTTGCAGACCCGCCGGTAACGTCGCCTTTTGCAGGGCGCCGGCCAGCATAACCAGTTCCGGCGCCGCCTGGCGGATCGCGGCCCAATCCTTGGCCGGATAATCGGTATGCCAGCATTTGGCCATGACCAGATGGAACGCCGTCAATTCGGGGACGGGAGCCGGTTCATTTTCCCCGGCCCACGCGGCGCCCGCGCCCAAGCTCGTCAGCACCAGGAAGAGAACGAGAATCCGCCGGTGCATGGTTCCTACTCCTTTTTAATCGGTGAAGCGGAATTTCAGGATGGTCCACAGCGCTTTGAAGCCGTCGCGCCAGGTGATCTTTTTGCCTTCGGCGAAATCGCGGCCGGAGTAGTAGATCGGCACCTCGAAGACTTTGTACCCGCGCTTGAAAACCTTGGCGGTGATTTCCGGCTCGAACTCAAAACGGTCGGACCGGATGGCCATGTCCTTGAGGATCGGCGCGCGAAAAACCTTGTAACAGGTTTCCATGTCCGTGAGCATCGTGTTGTACAGCAGGTTGGTCACGAAGGTCAGGAAACGATTGCCGAGATAATGCCAATAGAGAAAGGCGCGGCGCGGCCCGAGAAAACGGCTGCCGTAAACGACGTCGGCTTTCTTGTTGACGATCGGGTCGATCAGCGTGTGGTAATCGTTCGGATCGTATTCCAGATCAGCGTCCTGAATCAGGGCGATCTCGCCGGTGATCTTTTCCTTGCCGGTGCGGATCGCGGCGCCCTTGCCGCGGTTGACCTCGTGGTAAAAAACGCGCACGTCTGGCAGGGGCTCGATTTTTTCCCGCAGGACATCCCGCGTGCCGTCGGTCGAGCCGTCGTCGACGATGATCAGCTCTTTTTCCAGGTTGACCGCCAGAACGAGCCGGACGATCTCCTCGATGGTGTCGCGCTCGTTGAAAACCGGCATGACGATGGACAGTTTCATGATCGCTCCATTTCTTGCGCGGGCCGTAGATTAGTGAAAAAACGGCCCGCGCGCAAACGGAATCGATTGGCGTCGCGAAGCGTCGGTATCAATAACGGTAAAAACCTTCGTTGGTTTTGCGGCCCAGCTTGCCCGCCTCGACCATCTTGATGAGCAAGGGGCAGGGGCGGTATTTGCTGTCGTTATAGCCCGTAAACAGACGCTGCATGATGAACAGACAGGTGTCCAGGCCGATCAGATC
This region of Myxococcales bacterium genomic DNA includes:
- a CDS encoding glycosyltransferase family 2 protein, whose protein sequence is MKLSIVMPVFNERDTIEEIVRLVLAVNLEKELIIVDDGSTDGTRDVLREKIEPLPDVRVFYHEVNRGKGAAIRTGKEKITGEIALIQDADLEYDPNDYHTLIDPIVNKKADVVYGSRFLGPRRAFLYWHYLGNRFLTFVTNLLYNTMLTDMETCYKVFRAPILKDMAIRSDRFEFEPEITAKVFKRGYKVFEVPIYYSGRDFAEGKKITWRDGFKALWTILKFRFTD